Within Diabrotica virgifera virgifera chromosome 7, PGI_DIABVI_V3a, the genomic segment tcccttaataacAAATATTGTTCTATCAAACAAATGTAAAACATACCATACCAAAATAGCGTgcaccaaaatataaagtcactgtgcacgctaaataatgacgtcactggcttgatgaagtttaattcgcgtgtaccaactttttttatttgcgtacacgctAGCGTGTACGTAGACACAGCGTTTATCTTAATACTTCTGCTACCGTTAATCatgaatttttgtctcttatctttttcatactgtttaaaaataatgttaaactcattaaaagaactaaataattgtccacattccatagttaatttaaaagaaaaacactaaacaaataaaaaataagaaactctttactaatcaatattaaaatgtGAACACACGCGAttacacaaattccaacactCTGACTCTCACTCGCGGTACACATATacttaccacagcatacacgcggcttAAGTTAGCGTGTACATATGCAAAAAACCAGAAACagtgcacgctaaatagtgaGGTCACTGAATTGATGAcgtttcgcgtgtacctaacttctttatttgcgtacacgttagcgtgtacctagacacagcgtaaaAATTTATTCAATATGTCAGTTGTCAGTCAACCTGTCTCTGTCTATCTAATCTGTCAATGTCACTTTTATAATAGAGGTTCCCTTGATTAAAATAAATTGGTCAGTCTGTTTGCTTTTTCGATTTAAAATGAGTGAGGATATCCAACGAAAATTGCAAAATGAAttagaaaattacaaaaaaactcaGAAAGGTAACTTATATTTTATTTGTGTCACATTGTTCTTAACCTCAATTATTTTTAGAACTCCAAAGAACCATCCAAACCAGACAGCAATTGGATGGTCAATTAAACGAGAATGAGATTGTTAAACAAGAATTAGACCTACTTCCAAGTGATGGTAAAGTTTATAAATCCGTAGGACCTGTACTGATTAAAACAGA encodes:
- the LOC114326344 gene encoding prefoldin subunit 6, translated to MSEDIQRKLQNELENYKKTQKELQRTIQTRQQLDGQLNENEIVKQELDLLPSDGKVYKSVGPVLIKTELIEAKQNVSKRMDYISKELKRVDDLINTLDKKQDVHREALQKLQHQFQQAQVKAALHA